Proteins co-encoded in one Stomoxys calcitrans chromosome 5, idStoCalc2.1, whole genome shotgun sequence genomic window:
- the LOC106095035 gene encoding alpha-1,3-mannosyl-glycoprotein 2-beta-N-acetylglucosaminyltransferase, translating into MRSRKILMIAGFLVTWTYVIIYFMPKVNTELPLLRNRHEQAVQQLEDGVRQEYHKTDKLMINLLGILQAKYATEAPEKEIRIQALPQNSQTILSLQEPPAIGPDQELQQDVLETPNETQTSHRPQTEIPSTVATRLANNQPVIPVLVFACNRISISKCLDNLIKYRPSTEQFPIIVSQDCGDEATRNVILSYDQQVSLIEQPDQTDIFVPPKEKKFKGYYKIARHYGWALNNTFSKGYEFVIIVEDDLNVAPDFFEYFLGTHHLLKQDSSLWCVSAWNDNGKANLIDSTHPELLYRTDFFPGLGWMLTKELWQELSVKWPKSFWDDWIRHPEQRKNRVCIRPEISRTRTFGKVGVSNGLFFDKYLRYIKLSEEFVPFTKMNLSYLLKDNYDKTFLKEIYTYPVVTYDELRRNLITRDGPVRIQYNTREVYKRTTKMLGLMDDFKSGVPRTAYHGVVSFMHNKRRVYLAPNVNWKGYDLSWS; encoded by the exons ATGCGTTCCCGCAAAATATTAATGATAGCCGGTTTTCTTGTCACCTGGACCTATGTTATAatctattttatgccaaaagtCAATACGGAATTGCCATTGCTTAGAAATCGCCACGAACAGGCCGTACAGCAGCTAGAAGATGGTGTTCGGCAAGAATATCACAAGACCGATAAGTTAATGATCAATCTTTTGGGCATACTGCAAGCAAAGTATGCCACTGAGGCTCCAGAGAAGGAAATTCGAATACAAGCGCTGCCACAGAATTcgcagacaattttaagtctgcAGGAACCACCAGCGATTGGTCCAGACCAAGAATTGCAGCAAGACGTGTTGGAGACACCCAATGAAACGCAAACCTCACATAGGCCTCAAACGGAAATTCCATCGACTGTCGCTACTCGTCTAGCCAATAATCAACCTGTCATTCCCGTATTGGTATTTGCTTGCAATCGTATTTCCATTTCAAAATGTCTGGATAATCTCATAAAGTATCGACCCAGCACTGAACAATTTCCCATAATTGTGTCCCAAGATTGTGGCGATGAGGCGACACGTAATGTTATATTATCCTATGACCAGCAG GTATCCCTTATTGAACAACCCGACCAAACAGATATTTTTGTTCCACCTAAGGAGAAAAAGTTTAAAGGCTACTACAAGATAGCCCGCCACTATGGATGGGCTCTGAACAACACCTTCAGCAAAGGCTATGAGTTTGTCATCATTGTTGAGGATGATTTAAATGTAGCTCCGGATTTCTTtgaatactttttgggcacccaCCACTTGCTCAAACAAGACAGTTCATTGTG GTGCGTTTCTGCTTGGAATGATAATGGCAAAGCCAACTTAATTGATAGCACGCATCCAGAATTGTTATATCGCACTGATTTTTTCCCCGGACTGGGATGGATGCTCACCAAAGAATTGTGGCAGGAACTTTCTGTTAAATGGCCAAAATC tttttgggatGATTGGATACGACATCCGGAACAAAGGAAAAATCGTGTTTGTATACGGCCCGAAATATCCAGAACACGTACTTTTGGAAAAGTTGGTGTATCTAA CGGTTTGTTTTTCGATAAATATTTGCGCTACATAAAATTAAGCGAAGAATTTGTTCCGTTTACCAAAATGAATCTAAGCTATCTCTTAAAG gACAATTATGATAAAACGTTTCTTAAAGAAATTTATACGTATCCTGTAGTAACATACGATGAGTTAAGACGAAATCTCATTACCAGAGATGGACCAGTTCGAATACAGTACAACACAAGGGAAGTGTACAagagaacaacaaaaatgttgggCTTAATGGATGATTTCAAG AGTGGTGTACCACGTACAGCTTATCATGGAGTTGTCTCTTTTATGCACAACAAACGTCGTGTTTATCTTGCGCCGAATGTCAATTGGAAGGGATACGACCTATCGTGGAGCTAA